Genomic DNA from Thermosipho ferrireducens:
CCGAAATGCAGGAAATAAAGGCTATTCCTGATGGACCTGTGAGAGCTATCACAATAGAAACAAAACTCGATAGAGGTTACGGACCTGTAGCAAATGCCATAATTAAAGACGGTATTCTTCATGTAGGCGATTATATAATAGCTGGAAAGGTGCTCGGAAAAGTGAAAGCTCTTGTAAATGATAAAGGAAAAAGGATTAAAGAAGCTGGCCCAGCAACTCCTGTTATGATAGTCGGATTTGAAGAACTACCCGATTCGCATAGTGTGATTTATTCTGTTGAAAGTTTAAACAAAGCCCGAGAAATTACAGAGAAAATCAGAGAAATTGAACAAAGAGAGTTACGTAAAAAACGTCATATGAAACTTGAAGAAATATTGAAAATGATGGAAGAATCCGAGAAAAAAGAATTAAAACTTATAGTTAAAGCAGATACCCTGGGTTCAGTAAAAGCACTTTCAGGCGCAATAAACAAACTACAAACTGAAGAAGTAAAAATTAATATTATTCACTCGGCAGTGGGAGCCATTTCCACAAGTGATGTTATGCTTGCTTCCGCATCTGATGCAATAATTCTTGGATTTAGAGTAAAGTCTGACACTCAAGCCCGAAAAATGGCAGAAGCGGAGGGAATTCAAATAAAAACTTACACAATAATATACAAATTGATAGATGATTTAAAAGCGGCTCTTGAAGGAATGCTCGAACCAGAAGAGGTTGAAGAAATAACAGGCCGTGGAGAAGTAAAGAAAGTATTCAAAATCAAAAAGGTGGGCTCCATCGCCGGTGTACAGATGTATGAAGGGTTTGTGGAACGCTCTGGGATTGTAAGAGTCTACAGAAATGGAGCACTGGTTTTTGAAGGCAAGATAGAATCATTAAAGCATTATCAACAGGATGTAAAAAGGGTAGATGCACCACAAGAATGTGGAATAAAACTTGAAAAGTTCGATGATATAAAAGAAGGTGACGAATTAGAATTTGCTGTAGTAAAAAAGGTCAGCAGAAAATTAACATACGAAAAAGAAGAATCAGAAAATAAATGAGGGTGGTAAGAATGTTTGTTGACACAACGCTAAGAGACGGACATCAATCGTTAATAGCAACCAGAATGAGGATATCTGATATGCTTCCCGCACTCCCTGCAATGGATGAAATGTCTTTTTCTGCAATGGAAGTATGGGGAGGTGCAACGTTTGACGTTTGTGTCAGGTTTTTGAACGAAGATCCGTGGGAAAGGATAAGAATTATAAAAGAAAACTTAAAAAATACTCATACTCAGATGTTGCTTCGAGGACAAAATCTTGTTGGATATAGACATTATGCAGATGATACAGTGGAACTTTTTGTACAGAAAGCTATTGAAAATGGTGTGGATAAAATAAGAATTTTCGATGCACTCAATGACATAAGAAACCTCGAAAAAAGCATTGAAGTTGCACTAAAACACAAGGCACACGTTCAGGGAGCAATATCTTACACAATAAGTCCTGTACATACAGTAGAATATTATATGAAATATGCGGAAGAACTGATAGATAGAGGAGTGCACTCTTTATGTATTAAAGACATGGCGGGGCTACTTACTCCAAAAATGAGTTATAAACTTGTTAAAGCCTTAAAAGATAAGTTCAATGTTCCAGTAGAAGTTCATACCCACTGTACCGCAGGTCTTGGAAACTTATCCTATCTTGCAGCGTTAGAAGCTGGTGCAGACTATTTTGACACAGCTTTATCCCCATTTGCAATGGGAACATCTCAACCTGCGTTTGAATCTTTTTACTATTCTGCTAAAGAGTACAGGAAAATCTCAGAAATAGACTGGAAAAAAGTAGAGTTTCTTGTAGAGCATTTTAAAACTGTAAGAAAAAAATATTCTGAATTTGATGTGAATATGACAAGTATAGATCACAGAATATTAGTTTCTCAGGTTCCAGGGGGGATGTATTCTAATCTTGTTAAACAACTAACAGAGCAAAAACTTTTACACAAATTACCGGATGTTCTTAGGGAAATTCCTGTTGTAAGAAAAGACTTAGGGTATCCACCGCTTGTAACACCAACAAGTCAGATAGTAGGAGTCCAAGCTGTTTTAAATGTTCTAACAGGTGAAAGGTACAGCAAAATCACAAATGAAGTTAAAAATTATGTGAAAGGAATGTACGGAAAATCACCTGCGCCAATTGATCCAGAACTTCAAAAAAAGATTTTAGGAGACGAAAAACCAATAGATGTAAGACCAGCTGATTTAATAGAACCTGAACTTGAAAATGCGAAAAAATCAATAGGACTGCTTGCCAGCTCAGATGAAGACCTTTTAATATACGTTATACTCGGTGAAACAGGAAAGAAATTTTTAAAAGAGCGTTATGAAGAAAAGCTTCTTATTGACATGGAAATCGCCGAAGAGTTTGAAGGAGGCTACCCCATTTGATAACAGGGATTGGTACTGATATAACCAGGATTTCAAGAGTGAATTTTAGAATAGGGAAAAGAGTACTTACAGAGAAAGAAAAAATAGCCAGAAAAAACAACGCCCAATATATAGCCGGGCGTTTTTCACTAAAAGAATCTTTTTTTAAAGCTCTTGGCAAAGGCATAGGTTCTCACTCATTCAAAGATATTTCTTTTTTAAACAATTCAGAAGGGAAACCATATTTAGTTTTGCACAAAGATTTTGAAGGTTTCAACTTTTGTCATGTTAGTTTATCCCACGATGATTACGCATTTTCCACTGTTATTCTGGAAAAACTTGAAGGAAAAATTTTTTTAGCACTTGGAAGTAACATTGGGAATAAAGAAGAAAATCTTACAAAAGCACTCGAATTACTAAAAGATGCAGGAATAACAATATTAACTGTTTCAAACATTTACGAAACAAAACCTTATGGATTTACTCAACAGGACAACTTCTTTAATATTGTAGTTGAAGTTGAAACTCATTTATCCCCAATGCAGTTGCTAAAAACTGTTTTAAGCATTGAAAAAAAGATGGGAAGAAAACGTGAAATAAAATGGGGACCAAGAAATATAGATATAGATATCTTATTTTACGGAAATCTGGTAGTTGAACTGGATAATCTAACAATTCCACATTATGACTTTGAAAATAGAAACTTTTTTATAGTCCCTATGAATGAAATAGCACCATCATATAAGCATCCGGTGACAAATATTTCAATAAAAGATTATTATGAAAACTTAGATAAAAAAGATCAGGAGGTAAAAAATTGGACCTTAAAGAACTTGAAAGTATTGAAAAGCAAATAGATGAATGTATTGACCAGGAAGACTTTCAAAAACTTAACGTTTTACTTGAACGCCGGTTTGAAATTATAAAAGCTGGAATTCCTGAAGAAATGGCAAAAAAAATATATGAAAAAGATAGGGAGCGGGAGAAAATCATATCCCAGAAATTAAAATCTTTGAAAGACAATGTAAAAAATTTAGAACGTGGCAAACAGGCGCTTAAAGGCTATGGTAGTGTTTATGGATTAAAAAATGAAGGTGGGAGGTTTAAAGGTCAGGGATGAAAAAAGAGATATTATACGCGGCAAAATTTATTATGGAGAATAACCTTGTAAAAGGTAGCTGGGGTAACATATCGATAAAAAATGGAGATAAAATCTATATAACACCTTCTGGCATTCCGTACGATACCCTCAAAGAAAAAGATATATGTGTTGTTACAATGGATGGAAAAATCATAGAAGGTGTTAAACCTTCTTCTGAATTACCAGCACATCTGGAAATCTACAGGCATAGAGAAGATGTTAACGCAGTTGTCCACACACACCCTGTGTTTTCGACTGTCGTATCAATAGTCGCAGAATATATTCCTCCTCTTGTTGAAGACGCTGTAATGATTTTAGGTCCAAAAATATACGTATCTGATTACGCACTTCCTGGCACCAAAGAACTGGGGGAAAATGTGGTAAAAGCCCTAAAAGACAATCACGCAGTCATTTTAAGAAACCATGGACTTATAACAGTAGGTTCTGACCTCAGGGAGGCTTTAACAGCAAGCCTGGTTTGTGAAAAAACAGCTGAAATATTTCTATACTCTATAAAAATGGATAAAATTAACCTTATTAACGAGAAAGATGCCATTATTCTCAGGAATAAGTATCTATCTGCTTATAGACAAATTAACCGCGATGTAAGATAATTTAGTTGTAAATCAAAAAGTCTGAGGGGGTAATACTGTGTTTGAAAAAGAAAGTTTAGAGAAAATAAAGCAACTTGAAGAGAAATATGAAAAAAAGGTTGAAAAACTGACTCAAAAATATCCTGAAAGAAAGAAACTTTTTAAATCAACTTCTGAATATGAAATAAAAAGATTATACTCTCCCCTCGATCTTTCTGATATGGATTATGAAAAAGACCTCGGATTTCCAGGAATGTATCCTTTCACGCGGGGAGTTCAGCCCACAATGTACCGTGGAAGATTCTGGACAATGAGACAATACGCAGGTTTTGGAACCGCCGAAGAGTCGAATAAAAGATACAAATATTTGCTTTCTCAGGGACAAATGGGTTTATCTGTAGCTTTTGATCTCCCTACACAGATAGGATACGATTCCGATGATCCTATAGCAGAAGGAGAAGTGGGAAAAGTTGGTGTAGCGATAGATTCTTTAAAAGATATGGAAGTTTTGTTTGATGGAATTCCTCTTGATAAAGTAAGCACATCAATGACCATTAATAGCACCGCTGCTATATTACTTGCAATGTATATCGCAGTTGCAGAAAAACAGGGAGTCCCCCAGGAAAAACTTAGCGGAACCATTCAAAACGACATATTAAAAGAATATATAGCAAGAGGTACATACATTTTTCCACCTCAGCCATCAATGAGAATAATAACAAACATATTTGAATATTGTTCGAAAAATATGCCTAAATGGAATCCTATAAGTATTAGCGGATATCATATTAGAGAAGCTGGATCAACTGCTGTCCAGGAAGTGGCATTCACGCTGGCAGACGCCATTGCTTATGTAGAAACAGCAATAAAAGCTGGACTTGACCCAAACGTTTTTGGAAAACGTCTATCCTTTTTCTTTGCAGCTCACAATAATTTCCTTGAAGAAATAGCGAAATTTAGAGCCGCTCGAAGGTTGTGGGCACGTATAATGAAAGAAAGATTCAACGTAACCGAAGAATCAGCTATGAGATTAAGATTCCACACACAAACAGGCGGTTCCACTTTAACAGCTCAGCAACCACTTAATAATATCATAAGAGTAACAATTCAAGCGCTTGCCGCTGTTTTAGGAGGAACTCAATCATTACACACCAACAGTTACGACGAAGCCCTCGGGCTCCCAACAGAAGAATCAGTTATGATAGCTTTAAGAACTCAGCAAATAATAGCGTATGAATCAGGTGTAGCAAATACAGTTGATCCACTTGCAGGTTCTTTCGCCATAGAGTCTATGACAAACGAAATTGAAAGAAGGGCAAAAGAATACATACAAAAAATCGATGAAATGGGCGGTATGGTAAAAGCTATAGAAATGGGTTATATTCAAAAAGAAATCCACGAAAGTGCATATAAAGCCCAGCTCGCCGTTGAAAATGGTGAAGAAGTAATAGTTGGAGTTAACAAATTCCAGATAGAAGAAACAATAGACCAAAAAAAGGTTTTAAAAGTTGACCCTGAGCTTGAAGAAAAACAAAAACAAAAACTGAAAAAACTTCGAGAAAAACGTGATAACGAAAAAGTGAAGAAGACTCTTCAAAAAGTAAAAGAGGTTGCAGGGACCAACGAAAACTTAATGCCTTACATTATAGAAGCGGTTAAAGCTTACGCTACAGTAGGTGAAATCAGCAACGCATTACGCGAAGTCTTTGGAGAGTACACTGAAACAGTAATAATTTAAAAGGTTAAACAGGGAGGTGTTTGACATGTCTGAAAGAGGAACATGGCTTGTAAAAGAAGGATTTGCTGAAATGTTCAAAGGTGGAGTCATTATGGACGTAACAACAGCTGAACAGGCAAAAATAGCAGAAGAAGCTGGTGCCGTAGCAGTTATGGCCCTTGAACGTGTACCAGCTGACATAAGAAAAGCTGGTGGAGTTGCACGTATGGCAAGCATAAGCAAAATTAAAGAAATAATGGATGCTGTTTCAATACCTGTTATGGCTAAAGTAAGAATCGGACATATAGCTGAAGCAAGGATCCTGGAAACACTTGGAGTAGATTTCATAGACGAATCTGAAGTATTAACTCCTGCTGATGATAAATATCACATAAACAAATGGGACTTCAAAGTACCATTTGTGTGTGGTGCAAGGAATCTTGGAGAAGCTTTAAGAAGAATAGCAGAAGGCGCCGCAATGATAAGAACCAAAGGTGAAGCGGGAACTGGAAACGTTATAGAAGCAGTTAAGCACATGCGAACAGTCATGGACGAAATTAGAAAAGTCCAGAACATGCCAGATGAAGAATTAGTTACTTATTCAAAAGAAATAGGCGCCCCTGTAAACTTAGTTGCAGAGGTTAAGAAACTTGGAAGACTTCCCGTTGTTAATTTCGCTGCAGGAGGTGTAGCTACACCAGCTGATGCTGCATTAATGATGATGTTAGGGGCAGACGGTGTTTTTGTTGGCAGTGGAATATTTAAATCCAAAGATCCTGCAAAAATGGCAAAAGCAATAGTTATGGCAGTAACATACTGGAACGATCCAGAAATGCTACTTAAAATTTCAGAAGACATAGGCCAGCCCATGGAAGGTCTCGAAATAGAACAGCTTGAGGTGCATATGCAGGAAAGGGGCTGGTGAAGTGGTAATAGGAGTTTCGGGAATACAGGGAGATTTTAGAGAACACAAAACGATGCTCGAAAAAATGGGAATAAAGACAATGGTAGTTAGAACCCCGGAAGAACTTGATAAAGTTGATGGGTTAATCATACCAGGTGGCGAATCAACTACTATGATTAGAATAATGAAAATGGTAAACCTTTACGATGCTTTAAAGGCCAAAATAGAAACTGGGTTCCCTGTTTTTGGTACTTGTGCAGGTATGATCCTGCTATCAAACGAAGTTACCAATTTTAAACAGGATTCTTTAAAAGCAATAAATATTAAAATTGAACGCAACGCTTACGGACGACAGGTAGAAAGTTTTGAAACTGATATAGAAATCAAAGGGTTTAACTCAAAATTTCGGGCAATATTTATCCGTGCACCAAAAGTTGTTTCATACGACGAAAATATAGAAATTCTTGCAACTTTTGAAAATTCTCCCGTATTACTCAAACAGGACAATATTCTTGTTGCCTCATTCCATCCAGAATTAACAAATGATACAAGAGTTCACGAATACTTTTTAAACATGGTAAAACAACAATAACACCAAATTAAAGACATCAAAACTGTGCCTGGTTTTAACCAGGCACAGTTTTTTTTATTATAAATTAACCTCGCTGATTTTCTCTCATCCCGAGGAATGCAATGACGAGGAATCTTGT
This window encodes:
- the pdxS gene encoding pyridoxal 5'-phosphate synthase lyase subunit PdxS encodes the protein MSERGTWLVKEGFAEMFKGGVIMDVTTAEQAKIAEEAGAVAVMALERVPADIRKAGGVARMASISKIKEIMDAVSIPVMAKVRIGHIAEARILETLGVDFIDESEVLTPADDKYHINKWDFKVPFVCGARNLGEALRRIAEGAAMIRTKGEAGTGNVIEAVKHMRTVMDEIRKVQNMPDEELVTYSKEIGAPVNLVAEVKKLGRLPVVNFAAGGVATPADAALMMMLGADGVFVGSGIFKSKDPAKMAKAIVMAVTYWNDPEMLLKISEDIGQPMEGLEIEQLEVHMQERGW
- the folK gene encoding 2-amino-4-hydroxy-6-hydroxymethyldihydropteridine diphosphokinase, which translates into the protein MITGIGTDITRISRVNFRIGKRVLTEKEKIARKNNAQYIAGRFSLKESFFKALGKGIGSHSFKDISFLNNSEGKPYLVLHKDFEGFNFCHVSLSHDDYAFSTVILEKLEGKIFLALGSNIGNKEENLTKALELLKDAGITILTVSNIYETKPYGFTQQDNFFNIVVEVETHLSPMQLLKTVLSIEKKMGRKREIKWGPRNIDIDILFYGNLVVELDNLTIPHYDFENRNFFIVPMNEIAPSYKHPVTNISIKDYYENLDKKDQEVKNWTLKNLKVLKSK
- the infB gene encoding translation initiation factor IF-2; translated protein: MARLRVYELARQLEMDTKELMQELAELGIEVKSHMSYIDEETVNILLEMYSEDYETYEEIETKKTKSKKEPEKEKVEKKKPTVKITEDDLKLDKFAQKINVPQNRIIQDFFMKGEILKPGQSLNLQLAKKIAKIYEIKISFDIEETEEEAIENPLAEIEKYFETKHKDSQNLVLRPPIVTIMGHVDHGKTTLLDYIRRTRVVEKEEGGITQSIGAYQVEINGKKITFIDTPGHEVFTEMRARGAQATDIVVLVVAADDGVMPQTIEAYNHAKSANVPIIVAINKIDKPNANVELTKQALVSKLSLIPEDWGGDTITVPISAKKGENVDTLLEMILLVAEMQEIKAIPDGPVRAITIETKLDRGYGPVANAIIKDGILHVGDYIIAGKVLGKVKALVNDKGKRIKEAGPATPVMIVGFEELPDSHSVIYSVESLNKAREITEKIREIEQRELRKKRHMKLEEILKMMEESEKKELKLIVKADTLGSVKALSGAINKLQTEEVKINIIHSAVGAISTSDVMLASASDAIILGFRVKSDTQARKMAEAEGIQIKTYTIIYKLIDDLKAALEGMLEPEEVEEITGRGEVKKVFKIKKVGSIAGVQMYEGFVERSGIVRVYRNGALVFEGKIESLKHYQQDVKRVDAPQECGIKLEKFDDIKEGDELEFAVVKKVSRKLTYEKEESENK
- a CDS encoding RNA-binding protein, with amino-acid sequence MDLKELESIEKQIDECIDQEDFQKLNVLLERRFEIIKAGIPEEMAKKIYEKDREREKIISQKLKSLKDNVKNLERGKQALKGYGSVYGLKNEGGRFKGQG
- a CDS encoding pyruvate carboxylase subunit B gives rise to the protein MFVDTTLRDGHQSLIATRMRISDMLPALPAMDEMSFSAMEVWGGATFDVCVRFLNEDPWERIRIIKENLKNTHTQMLLRGQNLVGYRHYADDTVELFVQKAIENGVDKIRIFDALNDIRNLEKSIEVALKHKAHVQGAISYTISPVHTVEYYMKYAEELIDRGVHSLCIKDMAGLLTPKMSYKLVKALKDKFNVPVEVHTHCTAGLGNLSYLAALEAGADYFDTALSPFAMGTSQPAFESFYYSAKEYRKISEIDWKKVEFLVEHFKTVRKKYSEFDVNMTSIDHRILVSQVPGGMYSNLVKQLTEQKLLHKLPDVLREIPVVRKDLGYPPLVTPTSQIVGVQAVLNVLTGERYSKITNEVKNYVKGMYGKSPAPIDPELQKKILGDEKPIDVRPADLIEPELENAKKSIGLLASSDEDLLIYVILGETGKKFLKERYEEKLLIDMEIAEEFEGGYPI
- a CDS encoding class II aldolase/adducin family protein, with product MKKEILYAAKFIMENNLVKGSWGNISIKNGDKIYITPSGIPYDTLKEKDICVVTMDGKIIEGVKPSSELPAHLEIYRHREDVNAVVHTHPVFSTVVSIVAEYIPPLVEDAVMILGPKIYVSDYALPGTKELGENVVKALKDNHAVILRNHGLITVGSDLREALTASLVCEKTAEIFLYSIKMDKINLINEKDAIILRNKYLSAYRQINRDVR
- a CDS encoding acyl-CoA mutase large subunit family protein; translated protein: MFEKESLEKIKQLEEKYEKKVEKLTQKYPERKKLFKSTSEYEIKRLYSPLDLSDMDYEKDLGFPGMYPFTRGVQPTMYRGRFWTMRQYAGFGTAEESNKRYKYLLSQGQMGLSVAFDLPTQIGYDSDDPIAEGEVGKVGVAIDSLKDMEVLFDGIPLDKVSTSMTINSTAAILLAMYIAVAEKQGVPQEKLSGTIQNDILKEYIARGTYIFPPQPSMRIITNIFEYCSKNMPKWNPISISGYHIREAGSTAVQEVAFTLADAIAYVETAIKAGLDPNVFGKRLSFFFAAHNNFLEEIAKFRAARRLWARIMKERFNVTEESAMRLRFHTQTGGSTLTAQQPLNNIIRVTIQALAAVLGGTQSLHTNSYDEALGLPTEESVMIALRTQQIIAYESGVANTVDPLAGSFAIESMTNEIERRAKEYIQKIDEMGGMVKAIEMGYIQKEIHESAYKAQLAVENGEEVIVGVNKFQIEETIDQKKVLKVDPELEEKQKQKLKKLREKRDNEKVKKTLQKVKEVAGTNENLMPYIIEAVKAYATVGEISNALREVFGEYTETVII
- the pdxT gene encoding pyridoxal 5'-phosphate synthase glutaminase subunit PdxT, whose protein sequence is MVIGVSGIQGDFREHKTMLEKMGIKTMVVRTPEELDKVDGLIIPGGESTTMIRIMKMVNLYDALKAKIETGFPVFGTCAGMILLSNEVTNFKQDSLKAINIKIERNAYGRQVESFETDIEIKGFNSKFRAIFIRAPKVVSYDENIEILATFENSPVLLKQDNILVASFHPELTNDTRVHEYFLNMVKQQ